The DNA region aaaataataagaggGTTCGGAACAGATGTTCTGCCCAGATTTCTGTTTGAAGTATTCCTtttgtttagataaaaaaaaaaggtgaaaacaataaaatataaaattatattttattctttcaagaatgaaagaaatattGAAATGATTATgtgtgatttttaaaataattatcttaaaataattcaaacagtGGTTTGTGactttttaaatgttattttttcaagttttaattatgttgacttataaaataattaaaacggtgatttgtgattgaatgataatGAAAGTTTGTGCATAGGCCTTAAACTCTTACTCTAAGGGAGAAAAAAGATTATACATTGTTGTTGacagtataaaattttatatagtcATCCAATTTAAATGGTGATTTGTGTTTAGATAACAATGTAAATCtagtatataaataataaattcttattttaattatgattgtgactaattagtactttaaaaacatgattatgCAACGACAacagtgtaaaataatttttttttattgtcaccCAATTATATATTGTAAGTTTGTTgtcttttgtaataattaaataaataatatattattgtcAAACTAGGTGTGTAATACACACTTGGACCAAATTTATTACCCAGTAGACATgagatacaaaatttaaaattaaatgtaataaaaatgtAACGACCATATGATGAGAATACATATCTGATAAAAAACTTAtccattataaaattaattttgataatttaaaaaactctACCAAACAGCGTACTACCTTCTTTCGATGTCTTCTgatgttttaattttctatttttatcccAAGACAATTTTGATGTTTTAGGATTTCAAAAtctaattaatgtattttttttttcaaatatacgCTTATTTAATATCCACTGCTAGTGGTACAAGTATCaaagattaaatattaaataaagatattttaatttaaatataacaatttttattcCGTTAAGTATTTCTTAATCTATATATAATAACCTTAAACATGTtaccttaaaaaaaacttacacatTAAAAGATacgagaagaagaaaataataagttaGTGTAAGTGTGGATTGTTTTTTCGGCCTCAGGTTAACCAAATAGgctataattaatttaagaggCAGGCTATGGTTTTAAAGCGTGATGTGGAATGAAAGACTGACCACATTCTCCTCACACTCGAAAGCATTTGGTAATGGGACTGGGTGAAGAACAATGCCTTGATGATGTCCTAAATATATGCAGATAGCACTATTTTCAATGCAAatataaatgtaaattttaaacAGTAATATAAATGTAATTTACAAATAAGACAAAAACATATACTATCTATTTGTGTGCTGTAATCAATTCATGTTctgtatttttttctcaatagtTTGGGAGTAAATGtgaaagatttggaggcatagAAGTTTATTAAATTCAATCGATATTTTTCCCATCGACTTTTTCTGTGCTACTTTTGCAGCGAGAGGGTCAGAGTCACAGATGAATAAGATGATATTCAGCAATTCCAATCTCACTACCCAGTTACACATTCACCcctttaattaaagaaaaatccaTGCTTCCTTTCATTTCATACACATGCGAACTCTTTAGTTTACTAAACTAACTAGATCATTCTATTTCCTCATGAACAAAACTAGTAGTTCGTTGTCAATTTTAGCATCTGAAGTAATCTGGCTTCTCACTtctcacaaaagaaaaaatatcttggTTCCTCTCACTCTTTGGGAAATCTAGAATTACTCACAAAAGCTAGATACCCAACTCTTGCCCGTTAACTACTGCTTGATTACAACTCCTTCAAAAATGCCATCAGGCCTGAAGTTAGGTGCGAAGAGTCTTGGATCAACAGGTCCCGGAAGACTGAATGAAAGTGTGAATGGTCCAGGAGAGCATAACTGCCTAATTTTCATCTGAAAAACACGTGATTGTTTCGTTATAGTACTTCCACCAGTTAACACCCCTCTGATCTGAACCCTCCCATCAGATTCAATATCACAACTGAACTGACCTGCTACAAAGTATGACGAtaacttgttaaaaaaataactaataaagAATCTTTACAGGTTACAGGAGTTATGAATTTATCATTAGATAAAGATTGATGGATTTTCTAAAACAAGAACCAGACAAAGAGGATGAGTTGAGGCAAATACTAGTTTAAGGACCTCGAAGACGCATGCATTTGAAAATGGTCACAGTTGCAGCACATTACTATCTTTTGTTTTACACTTCTGCACCAATACTAAAATATGAATAGCTGTTCTCACCAATACTAAAATATGCATGATATTACCAGCTTGTATGATCTTCACTACCTAGGCTTATCCTATTTGTGTAAGGAGCTAAATATTCTTTGCAGTTCTCAACAACAACACTCATAAAATTGCCCAAATACAATTCTTTACTGACAGAACAACTATGATCCCATAACAATAGCCGGCTATAAGCAGTCTGTTAATATTCATGACTTCTGGCCAAGATACAAAAAGCTCTATAGTATAATGCATAAAGGGATCATTTCTATTTCTGATAAATTGAATAAGAACCCCCTTCCAACAGATAATCAACGACAATAAGAAGACTGGAAAAAGAAACCTGAGTAAATAAAAAGAGGAGAAACATACTGAAATCTTTCTTGACCCCTGGCAAGGAAACTCGGAATAGATATGCCACTTTACTAATACCAATGTCTACAACACCAACAGATGGACCAAATGGCCCTCTTCTGGCTGTCCCttttaaaataagagaagaaTCTCCATTGCAGTCACCAATGTCAGGAATAGAGATAAGGGGCATGAATGTTGGCCCATCAGATTTGCACTTTTTCTTGGAAGGTTCTACCTTGGCATTATGTTTTGTAGGGAGGACATTGGGAAATTTCGGCTTTAGCGGTGTACCATCAATATACTTCCTCTTGCGCTCTTGTTGAAGCTTTTCTGATTGGCATCCCCCATTTGGAAAAGTCTCTGGCATTTTGTTCATGCAATTATCACCACCTTCCTTGCTTGATCGACAATCAAGTTGAAAACATTGACATTCACTTAGATTCAACTTGAAAGTCCTGACACCAGTTAAAGACCTGAATCTATTTAAGTCCTCCTCTTTGATGCAAGACGTAGAAGGATCGTCAACTAAAACAACCCCTTTAACAACTCTGAAGCTATCAGGGTACCATATCTGTTGATGCAGATCCAAAGGGAAAAAGCTAGTGAACTGCTGACTATATTCCTGGGTAATAAAGTCAGAAGTGGGCAAAACTAATTTCCCCTTTAGATACATATGGAACATATTGATATCCAAGACTAGGTCAGGGGAAGCATCTCTGAGGAGATAATAATACAATCTCTCCAAGAAAGAAACACTAACATACGAAGGTCCCAAATCACTCGAGATATAGGGTGGGGATCCAGCGATTAGTCTTCGAATAACAGAACATCTTGGATTATGAGACTTGACATCAGGTCCCAAATAAGTAGTGACGATGAAGTCAATGAGAAACTTCCTATCACTACTCACCGGTTTGACAGTGAGAGAACTTCTCTTGTAATTAAGATTTCCTCTCAAATCCATGAGTGGTGTGGATTCACATTCACCTGAAACAGCACAGAGAATTTACTACTACAATACAATTTaggaatatattaatttataatttgaaatttcctAATGAGGGACAAAGTAATAAAAAGTCTTGAGAAGGAGAAACAAGTTAACCCATcattttttagttgttttcccCCCTTCCCAAATAGGGTTTATGTGACGTAACCGTAAGATATATTTCTCAGCATGGAAGTTGGAAGGGTTTAAAATGTATCACAATGGGCGTTGGGGATGGGAACAAGTGTGATTGATTTAGTGTGCATTCCTATTCGTCCCATTCCTCTATCACTCTACAACCAAACACCGTGGAAAGTACAACTAAGTAGATGCAATATGAATCAAAACTGATACCTTGAAGagggttgtgtgtgtgtgtgagtgagTGAGAAGAGAAGAATAATCCACAGTGACGACGGTGAGAAGAGGAACTGGAAGCATGCGCCGTCGCTGAAGGAATGTGGATGTGGcgaatatttgttttctttccccTTCTTCATTTCTAGTTGGGACTTGTGACTTGATATAACTCCACTCTGCATTACACAATCTGTACCTTGGGCTTGAGCTAAACGTTtcttgttttttacttttttttcatttttaagaaatcatattttttttaggataaataGTTAAATTGTCCGTAAAGGCATGAATGCATCTTACACTTGCAGGAAGAATTTGGTTGTTTacctctttatttatttaaacatgtatctttttttgttttagatatttaatactttaagaaatatttatataattttattatttttttatccataagaattaaatataatataaaaaaatttacaacactCAATCCCTCTTTGATCTCTTAGATCGTACTCAACCAGTTtggttataattaattttattattctaaGAACTATTTAAAAGAGTGAATGTAATACTTGAATAACCAAATTAACAGTTtactcaataaaataaaataaaaactggtTGTAACTTCGAGTTGTCATATAAAccataattttaattgataaaaaactCTTTAGATTTATAGTAGTAAAATAGCgacatgaaaaaataaaattaagaattttcaCTTGGCACAATATTATGAAATGAGGTAATACGggagtttaattttgtttgaaaaaaaataacatacatTTAGATAAGGCATTAACAATAAggtattaaaaatgttatagctgtaaaaaaaaatgttatagcaAACCAATAACCGGAagaagacaaaaaagaaaaataactttgTCAACATGACAACATCATGACCGATGTGCCATTTCTTCGGCCACTAACGAGGATGAGCCTCCTAACTCCAACTTCCAATTCAGAGTGAAACAGTTGAAATGGCAACGTAAACCACAATCTAAGAGGGAAAATGAAGGATACCAATTACACAAATACAATTTATAAATACAATGTCCCAGTGTGAAGGTTATTAAAGTATACAAAATAATTCAGACGTGTCAGGTACTTGTACTACAACCCCACAATCTTAAGTATTTTAAGAGAAGCTCACAGCAGTGAATCATTTTACCAATAAACAACGAGCAATGATTAGTTATGAGTTCCATTCCATACATAATGAAATGTTTCTATTTCCATTGCTTAGGTACTCTTTTAATCTTGAAGAGTTTATACATTGGTGCAGTGTCAATGAAAAGTCTTCTTCCATCACTTGATGTGGATTCATGTTTCCATGCCGGTCCAATAAACCATGATGCAGCAACTCCACCAACCAACCCTCCTAACTgaaatatattatgttaaagGAAGTGCTAGCAATAGAAAAGAAAGTAGCACAGGTTAAGATGGTTTAGTTATTGAAATTGAACTACTTACTAAATAAGATAGTAATACAAGGAATATAATAATACCACTGATGAACATATTCCGTTATGAACCGAAATTT from Glycine soja cultivar W05 chromosome 8, ASM419377v2, whole genome shotgun sequence includes:
- the LOC114422238 gene encoding increased DNA methylation 3-like isoform X2 — protein: MDLRGNLNYKRSSLTVKPVSSDRKFLIDFIVTTYLGPDVKSHNPRCSVIRRLIAGSPPYISSDLGPSYVSVSFLERLYYYLLRDASPDLVLDINMFHMYLKGKLVLPTSDFITQEYSQQFTSFFPLDLHQQIWYPDSFRVVKGVVLVDDPSTSCIKEEDLNRFRSLTGVRTFKLNLSECQCFQLDCRSSKEGGDNCMNKMPETFPNGGCQSEKLQQERKRKYIDGTPLKPKFPNVLPTKHNAKVEPSKKKCKSDGPTFMPLISIPDIGDCNGDSSLILKGTARRGPFGPSVGVVDIGISKVAYLFRVSLPGVKKDFSQFSCDIESDGRVQIRGVLTGGSTITKQSRVFQMKIRQLCSPGPFTLSFSLPGPVDPRLFAPNFRPDGIFEGVVIKQ
- the LOC114422238 gene encoding increased DNA methylation 3-like isoform X1, which produces MDLRGNLNYKRSSLTVKPVSSDRKFLIDFIVTTYLGPDVKSHNPRCSVIRRLIAGSPPYISSDLGPSYVSVSFLERLYYYLLRDASPDLVLDINMFHMYLKGKLVLPTSDFITQEYSQQFTSFFPLDLHQQIWYPDSFRVVKGVVLVDDPSTSCIKEEDLNRFRSLTGVRTFKLNLSECQCFQLDCRSSKEGGDNCMNKMPETFPNGGCQSEKLQQERKRKYIDGTPLKPKFPNVLPTKHNAKVEPSKKKCKSDGPTFMPLISIPDIGDCNGDSSLILKGTARRGPFGPSVGVVDIGISKVAYLFRVSLPGVKKDFTGQFSCDIESDGRVQIRGVLTGGSTITKQSRVFQMKIRQLCSPGPFTLSFSLPGPVDPRLFAPNFRPDGIFEGVVIKQ